One window of the Halorussus sp. MSC15.2 genome contains the following:
- a CDS encoding isochorismate synthase MenF, with product MESPPRDGQVSAEPTGSNLVSRASKLPDCDPRAFLAGRDAPRTYWTSPYGPEFAGGGTAARVTADGSDRFDAVREAAEELFDGHDFDGPDRARPRLFGGFSFHDDHRPAPPWLGFGAAEFVLPRTQLTRANDETWLTVSARDASPEAVERELSEVSEALALTDDESATDSRRKGPPGVVATNSTTTREEWAEQVAAAVSRIEAGDLRKVVLAQALAVELADDVSVPDALAGLGESYPDCFRFCFEPTTEAAFFGATPERLATLRGRTVETDALAGSVGRGDTPEEDAELEASIENSEKMAHEHGLVVETIRDQLSPVSGEVRVADRRVRKLATIQHLWTPIEADLTDGGHVLSIVEALHPTPAVGGLPPEKALRTIRETETFDRGWYAAPIGWFDAEGDGTFAVGLRSAVTDGSTATLFAGNGIVADSDPDEEYEEVQLKYRPILDELEDD from the coding sequence ATGGAGTCTCCGCCCCGCGACGGACAGGTGTCGGCCGAACCGACCGGCTCCAACCTCGTGAGCCGGGCTAGCAAGCTACCGGACTGCGACCCTCGGGCTTTTCTCGCCGGGCGGGACGCACCCCGGACGTACTGGACCAGCCCCTACGGACCCGAGTTCGCCGGCGGCGGGACCGCGGCCCGCGTCACTGCCGACGGTTCGGACCGCTTCGACGCGGTCCGCGAGGCCGCCGAGGAACTGTTCGACGGGCACGATTTCGACGGACCGGACCGAGCGCGCCCCCGACTGTTCGGCGGCTTCTCGTTCCACGACGACCACAGACCGGCCCCGCCGTGGCTGGGGTTCGGGGCCGCGGAGTTCGTCCTGCCCCGGACGCAGTTGACCCGCGCGAACGACGAGACGTGGCTGACGGTCTCGGCCCGCGACGCCTCACCGGAGGCGGTCGAGCGCGAACTCAGTGAGGTCAGCGAGGCGCTGGCCTTGACCGACGACGAGTCGGCGACCGATTCCCGTCGCAAGGGACCGCCGGGCGTCGTCGCCACGAACTCGACGACGACCCGAGAGGAGTGGGCCGAGCAGGTCGCCGCCGCCGTCTCCCGCATCGAGGCGGGCGACCTCCGGAAGGTCGTGCTGGCGCAGGCGCTCGCGGTCGAGTTGGCCGACGACGTGTCGGTCCCCGACGCGCTCGCGGGCCTCGGCGAGTCGTACCCCGACTGCTTCCGGTTCTGTTTCGAACCCACCACCGAGGCGGCCTTCTTCGGCGCGACCCCCGAACGACTGGCCACCCTCCGCGGCCGGACCGTCGAGACCGACGCGCTCGCCGGGTCGGTCGGCCGGGGCGACACCCCCGAGGAGGACGCCGAACTCGAAGCCAGCATCGAGAACAGTGAGAAGATGGCCCACGAACACGGACTCGTCGTCGAGACTATCCGCGACCAGCTGTCGCCCGTGTCGGGCGAGGTCCGGGTCGCCGACCGCCGCGTCCGAAAGCTGGCGACCATCCAGCACCTCTGGACGCCCATCGAGGCCGACCTGACCGACGGCGGCCACGTCCTCTCCATCGTGGAGGCCCTGCACCCGACCCCCGCGGTCGGCGGCCTGCCCCCGGAGAAGGCGCTCCGGACCATCCGCGAGACCGAGACCTTCGACCGCGGGTGGTACGCCGCCCCCATCGGCTGGTTCGACGCCGAGGGCGACGGCACGTTCGCGGTCGGTCTCCGGTCGGCGGTCACCGACGGAAGCACTGCGACGCTGTTCGCCGGGAACGGCATCGTCGCCGACAGCGACCCGGACGAGGAGTACGAGGAGGTTCAGTTGAAGTACCGGCCGATTCTGGACGAACTCGAAGATGACTGA
- a CDS encoding S9 family peptidase: MEARQLELDDLYDLRRVGNPVVSPDGKRVAFAVMEADENEETHRKSLFVAPTDGSRDPHRLTRLPGAGSPKWSPDGSALAFVANRERDLEFRVGRSDDSDDEAGSETGRDENTDDADETDDGADGSDDDVDRTGEDRPQVWAFDLERGGDARQLTDFEEGVREFDWGPRGDRLVVSARDPTEDQREYLEGRREDDGPVVTERLQHKFDGAGWLDDVTTYLFVVDRETREVTRLDDAYGGGAMEPGTGLSPAWSSDGVAGTESTDDSSDSSDGSRIAFLSNRTERPDDSGAMDVYTISPDGSDLRRLTDGGLFVSDVRWRPDGERMAIAARDAENWYDTTDVLVADPDEADWTTVSAALDRTLSRAGAPAWVDDDTLLAPFADEGRTRLVQLRVGGDPERVYDRQGEYRTITGFDAAGGTVALALSSPDRPSEVYALPSEEVDAGPADDDPARRISALNADLLGDVETPTCERVRFENSDGEEIEAIAYLPADFESVDAADAEEADDVENDERDRLPLVVNVHGGPMAFDSPGFGFSETYWTGQGYAVLEVNYRGSSSYGQAFSEQIRGEWGPRETDDIVSGARELVERGVADPDRLFVTGFSQGGINSLYVITRTDEFAAAAPEHGIYDFHGLYGTADTQLWYENDLGLPWENPENYRDISTIQDVDEVETPTLVTAGEEDWRCPPWQAEQLYVRLKKRGVPSKLVVYPGEHHNVGDPDRAIHRLRTLTDWFERHDPATTGD, from the coding sequence ATGGAAGCTCGCCAACTCGAACTAGATGACCTTTACGACCTGCGCCGCGTCGGCAACCCCGTCGTCTCCCCGGACGGCAAGCGCGTCGCGTTCGCGGTCATGGAGGCCGACGAGAACGAGGAGACCCACCGCAAATCGCTGTTCGTCGCCCCGACCGACGGGAGTCGCGACCCCCACCGTCTGACCCGACTCCCCGGCGCGGGGTCCCCGAAGTGGAGTCCCGACGGGAGCGCCCTCGCGTTCGTCGCCAACCGCGAGCGGGACCTCGAGTTCCGCGTGGGCAGGAGCGACGACAGCGACGACGAGGCCGGGAGCGAGACCGGGAGAGACGAAAATACGGACGACGCCGACGAAACTGACGACGGCGCAGACGGGTCCGACGATGACGTAGACAGGACCGGCGAGGACCGCCCGCAGGTCTGGGCGTTCGACCTCGAACGCGGCGGGGACGCCCGCCAACTCACCGACTTCGAGGAGGGCGTGCGAGAATTCGACTGGGGACCCCGCGGCGACCGCCTCGTCGTCTCCGCCCGCGACCCGACCGAGGACCAGCGCGAGTACCTCGAAGGCCGCCGGGAGGACGACGGTCCGGTCGTGACCGAGCGCCTCCAGCACAAGTTCGACGGTGCCGGCTGGCTGGACGACGTGACGACCTACCTGTTCGTGGTGGACCGCGAGACCCGCGAAGTGACCCGACTCGACGACGCGTACGGCGGCGGCGCGATGGAACCCGGGACAGGCCTGAGCCCGGCGTGGTCGTCGGACGGTGTCGCCGGGACCGAATCGACCGACGACTCGTCGGACTCGTCCGACGGTAGCCGCATCGCCTTCCTGTCGAACCGGACTGAACGCCCGGACGACTCCGGTGCGATGGACGTGTACACGATTTCGCCGGACGGTTCGGACCTCCGCCGACTCACCGACGGCGGCCTGTTCGTGAGTGACGTCCGGTGGCGGCCCGACGGCGAGCGGATGGCGATTGCGGCCCGCGACGCCGAGAACTGGTACGACACCACCGACGTGCTGGTGGCCGACCCCGACGAGGCCGACTGGACGACCGTCTCGGCCGCGCTCGACCGGACGCTCTCGCGGGCCGGAGCGCCCGCGTGGGTGGACGACGACACCCTGCTCGCGCCGTTCGCCGACGAGGGGCGGACCCGTCTGGTCCAACTCCGCGTCGGCGGCGACCCCGAGCGCGTCTACGACCGGCAGGGCGAGTACCGCACGATTACGGGATTCGACGCGGCGGGCGGGACGGTCGCGCTCGCGCTCTCGTCGCCGGACCGACCCTCTGAGGTGTACGCGCTCCCGAGCGAGGAAGTAGACGCCGGACCGGCGGACGACGACCCAGCACGTCGGATTTCGGCCCTGAACGCCGACCTGCTCGGCGATGTCGAGACGCCGACCTGCGAGCGCGTTCGCTTCGAGAACTCCGACGGCGAGGAGATAGAGGCCATCGCGTACCTGCCCGCCGACTTCGAGTCGGTGGACGCGGCGGACGCGGAGGAAGCGGATGATGTCGAGAATGACGAGCGCGACAGACTCCCGCTCGTCGTCAACGTCCACGGCGGCCCGATGGCCTTCGACTCCCCGGGGTTCGGGTTCTCCGAGACCTACTGGACCGGGCAGGGGTACGCGGTCCTCGAAGTCAACTACCGCGGGTCGTCGTCCTACGGACAGGCGTTCAGCGAGCAGATTCGGGGCGAGTGGGGACCGCGAGAGACCGACGACATCGTCTCGGGCGCTCGGGAACTAGTCGAGCGGGGCGTGGCCGACCCCGACCGATTGTTCGTCACGGGGTTCTCGCAGGGCGGTATCAACAGCCTCTACGTAATCACGCGGACCGACGAGTTCGCGGCGGCAGCGCCCGAACACGGCATCTACGACTTCCACGGTCTCTACGGGACGGCCGACACCCAACTCTGGTACGAGAACGACCTCGGCCTACCGTGGGAGAACCCCGAGAACTACCGCGACATCTCGACCATTCAGGACGTGGACGAGGTGGAGACGCCCACGCTGGTCACGGCGGGCGAGGAGGACTGGCGGTGTCCGCCGTGGCAGGCCGAGCAACTGTACGTCCGACTCAAGAAGCGCGGCGTCCCCTCCAAACTCGTCGTCTACCCCGGCGAACACCACAACGTCGGCGACCCCGACCGGGCGATTCACCGCCTGCGGACGCTCACCGACTGGTTCGAGCGACACGACCCCGCGACGACCGGGGACTAG
- a CDS encoding pyridoxal phosphate-dependent aminotransferase, producing MSDASQQAASARLADRTRSLERSKIRVMFGLAEEARRESDRELVRLEVGEPDFDTPEHIVDAAADAAREGATRYTENAGIPPLREAIAETMARESGVEYSPEQVTVTTGAMEALSLSMMALAGPGDEVVVPTPAWPNYVNQVQLAGATPVTVPLPADSGFDLDPERVTDRIGDDTAAVILTSPSNPTGRVYDEDAVAEVVDAAAAHDAYVVADEVYGRLTYDREFRGAASYVDSPENVLTVGSCSKTYAMTGWRLGWLAGPQSVVDAVSHIGESTTACPSSVSQQAALAAFTGPQEPVADMKAAFEERRDFVVERVAEMPVVSCPRPEGAFYAFLDVSDLPGGSFDVAKRLLSERGVVTAPGDGFGDAGEGYLRISFANSLDRIEEGLDRIEAFVRDET from the coding sequence ATGTCCGACGCCAGCCAGCAGGCCGCGTCCGCCCGACTCGCCGACAGGACCCGGAGCCTCGAACGCTCGAAGATTCGGGTGATGTTCGGTCTCGCCGAGGAGGCCCGACGCGAGTCCGACCGCGAACTGGTCCGCCTCGAAGTCGGCGAACCCGACTTCGACACGCCCGAGCACATCGTCGACGCCGCGGCCGACGCGGCGCGCGAGGGCGCGACCCGGTACACCGAGAACGCCGGTATCCCGCCGCTCCGGGAGGCAATCGCCGAGACGATGGCCCGCGAGAGCGGCGTCGAGTACTCCCCCGAGCAGGTGACGGTCACCACCGGCGCGATGGAGGCGCTCTCGCTCTCGATGATGGCGCTCGCCGGTCCCGGCGACGAGGTGGTCGTGCCGACGCCGGCATGGCCCAACTACGTGAATCAGGTCCAGTTGGCCGGAGCGACCCCGGTGACGGTCCCGCTGCCCGCCGACTCCGGGTTCGACCTCGACCCCGAGCGCGTGACCGACCGCATCGGCGACGACACCGCGGCCGTGATTCTGACCTCCCCGTCGAATCCCACCGGCCGGGTCTACGACGAGGACGCGGTGGCTGAGGTCGTGGATGCCGCCGCGGCCCACGACGCCTACGTGGTCGCCGACGAGGTGTACGGTCGCCTGACCTACGACCGCGAGTTCCGCGGCGCGGCGTCCTACGTCGATTCGCCCGAGAACGTGCTGACGGTCGGTTCCTGCTCGAAGACCTACGCCATGACGGGGTGGCGACTCGGGTGGCTCGCGGGACCCCAATCGGTGGTGGACGCGGTTTCGCACATCGGCGAGAGCACGACCGCCTGCCCGTCGAGCGTGAGCCAGCAGGCCGCGCTGGCCGCGTTCACCGGACCGCAGGAACCTGTCGCCGACATGAAGGCCGCGTTCGAGGAGCGCCGGGACTTCGTGGTCGAGCGCGTGGCCGAGATGCCGGTGGTCTCCTGTCCCCGGCCCGAGGGAGCCTTCTACGCCTTCCTCGACGTGAGCGACCTACCGGGCGGGAGCTTCGACGTCGCCAAGCGACTCCTCTCTGAACGCGGCGTCGTCACGGCCCCCGGCGACGGGTTCGGCGACGCCGGAGAGGGTTACCTCCGAATCAGTTTCGCCAACAGCCTCGACCGCATCGAGGAGGGACTCGACCGCATCGAGGCGTTCGTGCGCGACGAGACGTAG
- a CDS encoding 1,4-dihydroxy-2-naphthoyl-CoA synthase has translation MVSEIFDPEAWESAGPKFDDITYHRAVDSGTVRIGFDRPEVRNAFRPKTVDELYDALDHAKRQTDVGCVLLTGNGPSPKDGGWAFCSGGDQTVRGEEGYEYRGEDGKTDQAAKGGRLHILEVQRLIRHIPKPVLCVVPGWAVGGGHSLHVVCDMTIASEEHAVFKQTDPDVASFDGGFGSAYLAKQVGQKKAREIFFLGRNYDAEEAADMGMVNEVVPHEELEEVALEWAEEMNAKSPTAMRMLKYAFNATDDGMVGQQVFAGEATRLAYMTDEAQEGRDAFVEGRDPEFDEFDWHY, from the coding sequence ATGGTATCCGAGATTTTCGACCCCGAGGCGTGGGAGTCCGCGGGACCGAAGTTCGACGACATCACCTACCACCGGGCGGTCGATTCCGGCACCGTCCGCATCGGCTTCGACAGGCCGGAGGTCCGCAACGCCTTCCGGCCGAAGACGGTGGACGAACTCTACGACGCCCTCGACCACGCCAAGCGCCAGACCGACGTGGGATGCGTCCTGCTCACGGGCAACGGTCCCTCGCCGAAGGACGGCGGGTGGGCGTTCTGCTCGGGCGGCGACCAGACCGTCCGCGGCGAGGAGGGGTACGAGTATCGCGGCGAGGACGGTAAAACGGACCAAGCCGCGAAGGGCGGCCGCCTCCACATCCTCGAAGTCCAGCGCCTGATTCGCCATATCCCCAAGCCGGTCCTCTGCGTCGTGCCGGGGTGGGCGGTGGGCGGCGGCCACAGTCTCCACGTCGTCTGCGACATGACCATCGCGAGCGAGGAACACGCCGTGTTCAAGCAGACGGACCCCGACGTGGCGTCGTTCGACGGCGGGTTCGGGTCGGCGTACCTCGCCAAGCAGGTCGGCCAGAAGAAGGCCCGCGAAATCTTCTTCCTCGGGCGGAACTACGACGCCGAGGAGGCCGCGGACATGGGCATGGTCAACGAGGTGGTACCCCACGAGGAGTTGGAGGAAGTCGCGCTGGAGTGGGCCGAGGAGATGAACGCGAAGAGTCCGACCGCGATGCGGATGCTCAAGTACGCCTTCAACGCCACCGACGACGGGATGGTCGGCCAACAGGTGTTCGCGGGAGAGGCCACCCGACTGGCGTACATGACCGACGAGGCTCAGGAGGGCCGCGACGCCTTCGTGGAGGGTCGGGACCCCGAGTTCGACGAGTTCGATTGGCACTACTGA